Genomic segment of Tiliqua scincoides isolate rTilSci1 chromosome 1, rTilSci1.hap2, whole genome shotgun sequence:
gcagcctcaaggacatgTATCCAATCTCTGGGTACTGAATGACAGCCCCAATGTGCAATGAAACAAGCAACCCAACATGGGCATTATGCTTTTTCCTGTCCACAGCAAGTCTATGTATCCTCCTAGTGGCCCTTCAGACCCTGTGTAGCAGGAGGTTGGACCAGAGGGTACCAATCCGCAGGAACCAGCACCAAATGAGAGACAGCTACCTGTGGACCTGCAGTTTCAAGGACATGGTAGTCCTCTGGTTAAGAAAGAATCCAGCTTCTTCTTGATCAACTTCCTAAAAGTTTCTTTAACATCCTTGTTCCTCAGGCTGTAGATCAGAGGGTTGAGCATGGGGATCACCACAGTGTAGAACATGGATGCCCATTTGTCTTGGTCCAGAGAATAAACTGAAGTGGGTCGTAGATACATGAAAATCATAGTTCCATAAAATATAGTGACCCCCGTGAAGTGGGACCCACAGGTGGAGAAAGCTTTGAGCTTTCCTGAGGCAGAGGGCATTCTTAGGATAGCAACTAAGATAAAGGCATAAGAGACAAGGATGACTGAAAGGGAGCTCACATCGAAAAAACCaccaaaaacaaaaagcagaatCTCATTGATGTGGGTGTCTGAGCAAGAGATtgcaaggaggggaggaacatcacagaagaaatggttgatGAGGTTGGAGTTGCAGAAGCGAAGGCTAAAGGTGGCCGTTGTGTGTATTATGGCATTAGCTGTGCCGGCAATGTATGACCCAAGTGACAGCCACGTACAGAGAGATTTGGACATGGCAGAGGAGTAGAGCAgtgggttgcagatggccacatagcggtcGTAGGCCATCGCTGCCAAAATGTAAAACTCAGAACTTACAAAGGCTACATAGAAATAGAGCTGGGCAGTGCAGCCAAGTAAGGAGATAGTTCTGCTGTCAGATACTATGTCAGACAGCATTCTGGGGGCAATGGCAGAAGAGTAGCAGAGGTCACAGAAGGACAAGTGCcacaggaagaagtacatggggttGTGAAGTTGGGGATGAAATGAGATCAGGATGATCATGCCCAGGTTTCCCACCATGTTGACCAAATAGATGAGCAGGAAAGCTACAAAGAATATGAATTGCATTTGTGGGTCATCTGAGATCCCCAAGAGGATGAACTCATTGACAGTAGAACTATTTCCCTCAATCATTCTCAGGATGATAAGACAGTTTCAGTAGACGTAAGAAGTTACGATTGCTGTGTTCCCTGGAACTGAATGTCAGGGTCTTTGTCTATAAACCAGGTGCGGGAGATCCCTCTTTTCTCTCTGGACTGTCTGGAATATCTGttaggaaagaagagaaagagaaaaaaatgggtgaagagaggaggaggaggaggagaagaagaagaagaagaaaggaagttgttaaaagttaaggctgcaatcctaaccacactttcctgagagtaatcaccattgaacaaaataggacttacttctgaataggcgtGGTTAGAATTTTGCCCTAAGGCAAAGATTGCGCTATGCACAGTTTTCATATATTGTAAATGTTGGAAAAGAATGTTTCTGTATACACAAATTAAAGGTTCAGTGGTAGCTCACGATCTTACCTTTGAATCAGtcggcctccctcctctcctggttGTACGAAAGTGCCTTACGGTAATTTCGCGACACCTCCAGGCCGGTGCAtgtgacttgcgccagcccaatggccggttaggtttgggccctcagtcactcaTCACCAGTCTTGGGTCAGATCACCATGGATCCACTCATGGTGTCATGTGCACTTTCTATAGGGACATGGTCTCTTTTAAAGGCACAACAATTGGTAAGACATTATATTTTCAAAACAGAATAACAGAATGCAAATCCAGCCATGTAGTATACATTATCAAAAGCAAGCTCCCTGAATTCCACTTTCAGTATGTTGACTACAGACCTTTACATGCACTTCAAAAATCACATCAGCCATAACAGTAAAAAAGCTTGAGCAGCCTGTTCCTAAACATTTCTAATCTGTTTGCCAAAACCGCTATGGAGATACTTCCATAGAGAGAGCTGGAGAAAGTATAGATTCTTGGAGATACTTCCACTTGAGAAAACATCAAATCCTAGGATACTGAAAGTAGAATAAAATGTCTCAATATAGAAACTAAAGACCCTAACCCCTCATGGTCTCTATCTTGAGGACAATACACAGGCTACCATAGACTGCAAtccctatgcatacttacctgaaagaaagccctattgaacagaataggacttacatctgagtaaacatgcagaggattatgTTGTTAAGTCTTCATATCTCTCTTTAAATCTCTGGCACCAACCATTCTGTTGAGGATTCCAACACCCCTAACAAGCTCCAGATTGTCCCCACCTTGGCTGGTGACACCTTAACTGTGTTACTGATGAAGGTGGAAGTTGAACTATTTAAAATTAACATTCTCCCTGGTCAATCACTAATTTAGACAATGCTTTTTAGTGTTGGATACTATTCTTCAGTGATCCACAGCCTACTTCCctgcagtgctctctctctctctctcacgcgctctctctctctctgtgttgggaTGATGGATGCTGAAATCTATCAAAGCTGTGCTTGACCTTCAGTAGCTTTAGAAGGCTGGTGATGCAAGGATTCCAAGTCATTGACCTCTACTTCATTTGCTTTCCTCCTTAAAATCTCTTGTAGGTGAGAGGACTAACATCCAAGTGTTGACCTCAATGTCAGTAGTATTCTTATGATCCCCCTAACCTCCTGAGCATCTTCAGTTGCCCAACTGCCTAGACACTATTTACTGGATGCTGGGTTTT
This window contains:
- the LOC136644406 gene encoding olfactory receptor 5AR1-like, producing MIEGNSSTVNEFILLGISDDPQMQFIFFVAFLLIYLVNMVGNLGMIILISFHPQLHNPMYFFLWHLSFCDLCYSSAIAPRMLSDIVSDSRTISLLGCTAQLYFYVAFVSSEFYILAAMAYDRYVAICNPLLYSSAMSKSLCTWLSLGSYIAGTANAIIHTTATFSLRFCNSNLINHFFCDVPPLLAISCSDTHINEILLFVFGGFFDVSSLSVILVSYAFILVAILRMPSASGKLKAFSTCGSHFTGVTIFYGTMIFMYLRPTSVYSLDQDKWASMFYTVVIPMLNPLIYSLRNKDVKETFRKLIKKKLDSFLTRGLPCP